In a genomic window of Dyadobacter fermentans DSM 18053:
- a CDS encoding TonB-dependent receptor plug domain-containing protein, producing the protein MKLHYLSITFFLSCIASPGLAQEISLDPVTVTSSLVEKRASQTGRNIAVIKGEYFQQLPVHSIDDLLRYVPGVEIQARGPQGSQSDIVLRGGTFQQVLVILDGIRLNDPNTGHFNSYIPISPAEIDRIEVLKGASSALYGSDAVGGVVHVISKTFAARLAGAGTDNAVQKTQVNGGVSAGEYGLFNANVGAFVQRNKLAVSGGFLSNNASGVQQRGIKGYFHNNTASLSLSYAISPSWNLSIRSAYDHRDFAAQNFYTVLKSDTASEKVKMSWNQVRLSYQKNKTAFSVDGGFKSVQDTYLFNPHSIANSSKSKLWQGLATLQQGLTASTNLIAGVNFQQRNIRSNDRGNHTLNQLAPFVSVVQTIGEHFTVTPSARLDWRENIGTEVSPQINLSYKKSNWQLRASAGKTIRDADFTERFNNYAKTLVTGGSVGNPDLKAERSISYEAGADWFLTSNPTAQLKISGTFFQRLQKDLIDYVTTPYAQMPRKDNLSPTGTFGLALNIAEVNTTGFELDIQSANAISDNQKLLLNAGLTWLDSDNKSNIQSFYLSSHARFLANFSAIYQVGAFSVSVNGLYKKRAEREASAIEATISKNYFLLNARAEYAFLKRQLGVFVQADNAFDKQYSDVLGSVMPGRWLMGGVRFSFSK; encoded by the coding sequence ATGAAACTACATTACCTCAGCATCACCTTCTTTCTGTCTTGCATTGCGAGCCCCGGCCTCGCGCAGGAAATATCGCTCGACCCTGTTACCGTCACCTCGTCGCTCGTCGAAAAGCGCGCCTCGCAGACCGGCCGCAACATTGCCGTCATCAAAGGCGAATACTTTCAGCAACTGCCCGTCCACAGCATCGACGACCTGCTCCGCTACGTGCCGGGCGTGGAAATCCAGGCGCGCGGCCCGCAAGGTTCGCAGAGTGACATTGTGCTGCGCGGCGGCACGTTCCAGCAGGTGCTTGTGATCCTCGACGGCATTCGCCTGAACGACCCGAACACAGGCCATTTTAATAGCTACATTCCCATCTCCCCGGCCGAAATCGACCGGATCGAGGTTTTGAAAGGCGCTTCATCCGCATTGTACGGTTCCGATGCCGTCGGCGGGGTTGTTCATGTTATTTCAAAGACATTTGCGGCGCGGCTTGCCGGCGCAGGAACGGATAATGCTGTACAAAAAACGCAAGTTAACGGCGGCGTGAGCGCTGGGGAATATGGGCTGTTTAATGCCAATGTGGGCGCATTTGTACAGCGGAACAAGCTGGCGGTTTCCGGAGGATTTTTGTCCAACAATGCCTCAGGCGTGCAGCAGCGGGGCATTAAGGGCTATTTTCACAATAATACGGCCTCATTATCGCTGAGCTACGCGATTTCTCCGAGCTGGAACCTATCCATCCGCAGTGCCTACGACCACCGCGATTTTGCCGCGCAGAACTTTTACACCGTGCTCAAATCCGACACCGCGAGCGAAAAAGTGAAAATGTCGTGGAACCAGGTGCGGCTGAGTTACCAGAAAAACAAGACGGCATTTTCGGTAGACGGTGGATTTAAATCGGTGCAGGACACCTATTTGTTCAACCCGCATTCCATTGCCAACAGCAGTAAATCGAAGCTCTGGCAGGGGCTGGCTACTTTGCAGCAGGGCCTCACCGCCAGCACGAACCTGATCGCCGGCGTCAACTTTCAGCAGCGTAATATCCGGTCCAACGACCGCGGCAATCACACATTGAACCAGCTCGCACCATTCGTTTCGGTGGTACAAACGATCGGGGAGCATTTTACAGTGACACCTTCCGCCCGCCTGGATTGGCGCGAAAACATTGGCACCGAAGTTTCGCCCCAAATCAATTTATCCTACAAAAAATCGAACTGGCAGCTGCGGGCGAGTGCAGGAAAAACCATTCGCGACGCCGATTTCACGGAACGGTTTAACAACTACGCCAAAACGCTCGTCACCGGCGGCAGCGTCGGCAACCCCGACCTGAAAGCCGAGCGCTCGATCAGCTACGAAGCCGGCGCCGACTGGTTCCTGACCAGCAACCCGACGGCTCAGCTCAAAATTTCAGGCACGTTTTTCCAGCGCCTTCAAAAAGACCTGATCGACTACGTCACCACACCATATGCACAAATGCCCCGCAAGGATAACCTCTCGCCAACTGGCACATTCGGCCTTGCATTGAACATCGCCGAAGTAAACACGACCGGCTTTGAGCTCGATATTCAATCGGCCAATGCGATTTCGGATAATCAGAAACTGCTCCTCAACGCAGGCCTTACCTGGCTCGATAGCGACAATAAAAGCAATATCCAGTCTTTCTACCTCTCGTCACACGCCCGTTTCCTTGCCAATTTCTCGGCCATTTACCAGGTCGGCGCATTCTCAGTGAGTGTGAATGGTTTGTACAAAAAACGGGCAGAACGGGAAGCATCGGCCATCGAAGCCACGATTTCTAAAAACTACTTTTTGCTGAATGCACGCGCCGAATATGCGTTTCTGAAACGTCAGCTGGGTGTGTTCGTGCAGGCCGATAATGCATTCGACAAGCAATACAGCGATGTGCTCGGCTCGGTAATGCCCGGTCGCTGGTTGATGGGCGGCGTTCGTTTCAGCTTTTCAAAATAG
- a CDS encoding alpha/beta fold hydrolase → MNVYFISGLGADERVFTKLKLDPRLNVKYIKWVKPQKKETLQHYAARLSTQIDMSQPFQLVGLSFGGVVASEIADIACPQQVTLISSMSTGVPLSKFYQLMIKFLLMSPLSAPLLKSANRLTYNYFGADTPELKKLLKKILHDTDAKFLKWALVRMSGWNRKERIDNVFHIHGTADKLIPIIIVKPDIVIEDGGHLMIYAQADQISKILNHRLTAID, encoded by the coding sequence ATGAATGTTTACTTCATCAGTGGTCTTGGCGCCGACGAGCGCGTGTTCACCAAACTCAAACTCGATCCGCGACTGAATGTGAAGTACATTAAATGGGTGAAGCCGCAGAAGAAAGAGACGTTGCAGCATTATGCAGCCCGGCTGAGTACGCAAATTGACATGTCGCAGCCGTTTCAATTGGTAGGATTATCATTCGGCGGCGTAGTGGCTTCCGAAATTGCGGATATCGCCTGTCCGCAGCAGGTTACGCTCATTTCGAGCATGTCGACCGGCGTTCCGCTTTCGAAGTTCTATCAGTTAATGATTAAATTCCTGCTGATGTCGCCGCTGTCGGCACCATTGCTGAAATCAGCGAATCGGCTTACCTACAACTATTTTGGCGCGGATACGCCCGAATTAAAGAAGCTGCTCAAAAAGATCCTGCACGATACCGACGCCAAATTTCTGAAATGGGCGCTGGTGCGCATGAGCGGCTGGAACCGGAAGGAGCGCATCGATAACGTTTTTCACATCCACGGAACCGCCGACAAGCTTATCCCGATTATCATCGTAAAGCCGGATATTGTGATCGAAGATGGCGGGCATTTGATGATTTACGCCCAGGCCGACCAGATTTCCAAAATTCTCAACCACCGGCTTACGGCCATTGATTGA
- a CDS encoding NAD(P)H-quinone oxidoreductase, producing MKAIVITQPGGPEVLQMQEVAMPHPTGSQVRIKVFAAGVNRPDVFQRKGNYPPPPDAPQDIPGLEVAGIIDQTGPEVTIWKPGDSVCALLAGGGYAEYALAEASHCLPIPVAFNHYSDAFARAASLPETVFTVWHNVFQRGRLRKGERFLVHGGTSGIGITAIQLARAFGASVFTTAGSEEKCAACDALGADISINYREADFEEQLRELGTDVILDMVGGNYIPKNLRLLREEGRLVFINTMKGGKVTGEDVVDFSLIMRKRLTVTGSTLRNRDHAFKAALAHEIRENVWPVMERGAFQTVIAETFPLAEAARAHALMESSDHIGKIILLNQWP from the coding sequence ATGAAAGCGATCGTCATCACTCAACCCGGCGGGCCGGAAGTATTGCAAATGCAGGAGGTAGCCATGCCGCATCCGACCGGTTCGCAAGTACGCATCAAGGTATTCGCGGCAGGTGTAAATCGCCCCGATGTTTTCCAGCGGAAAGGCAACTATCCACCGCCGCCGGATGCACCGCAGGACATTCCTGGTTTGGAAGTGGCTGGTATCATCGACCAAACGGGCCCGGAGGTTACCATCTGGAAACCCGGCGATTCCGTTTGCGCATTGCTGGCGGGCGGCGGTTACGCGGAATATGCCCTCGCGGAAGCCAGCCATTGCCTGCCCATACCCGTTGCTTTCAACCATTATAGCGATGCTTTTGCCCGGGCGGCCTCGTTGCCGGAAACGGTATTCACCGTCTGGCATAATGTCTTTCAACGGGGGCGGCTGCGGAAGGGTGAGCGCTTCCTCGTACACGGGGGCACGAGCGGAATCGGTATTACGGCTATCCAGCTGGCCAGGGCATTCGGTGCCAGCGTGTTTACCACCGCAGGGTCGGAAGAAAAGTGTGCTGCGTGCGATGCATTGGGGGCCGATATCAGCATTAATTACCGGGAAGCAGATTTCGAAGAACAGCTGCGCGAGCTCGGTACAGACGTTATCCTGGATATGGTCGGTGGAAATTATATCCCCAAAAACCTGCGTTTGCTGCGCGAAGAAGGCCGGCTTGTTTTTATCAATACCATGAAAGGCGGAAAGGTCACCGGCGAGGATGTGGTAGATTTCAGCCTGATCATGCGCAAGCGGCTCACCGTCACCGGCAGCACGCTGCGAAACCGCGACCATGCTTTCAAGGCAGCATTAGCACATGAAATACGGGAAAACGTGTGGCCGGTTATGGAACGCGGTGCATTTCAAACCGTGATTGCGGAGACATTCCCGCTGGCGGAAGCTGCCAGAGCACATGCATTAATGGAAAGCAGCGACCATATCGGCAAGATCATTCTGCTCAATCAATGGCCGTAA
- a CDS encoding YccF domain-containing protein: MNLIGNIIWLIFGGFVVFLEYMAAGLALCLTIVGIPFGIQCFKIGIMTLFPFGQHVRDVPGDSGCLSTVFNIIWIFLGGIWIALTHLVFGILLAITIIGLPFAKQHFKLMSLSFAPFGKEIYS; encoded by the coding sequence ATGAACCTCATCGGGAACATTATCTGGCTTATTTTCGGCGGATTTGTCGTCTTTCTGGAATATATGGCCGCGGGCCTGGCGCTTTGCCTGACGATCGTGGGCATTCCTTTCGGGATTCAATGTTTCAAAATCGGGATCATGACGCTCTTCCCGTTTGGTCAGCACGTGCGGGATGTCCCTGGCGATTCGGGTTGCTTGTCTACCGTGTTCAACATCATCTGGATCTTTCTGGGCGGGATCTGGATCGCATTGACGCACCTCGTTTTCGGCATTTTGCTCGCCATTACCATCATCGGACTGCCATTTGCGAAGCAGCATTTCAAATTAATGAGCCTCTCTTTCGCACCGTTTGGAAAAGAAATTTATTCATGA
- a CDS encoding pseudouridine synthase, with protein MIVHLGMVPHRYFIINKPPNMVSQFVSSHDVRLLGELDFDFPEGTHAVGRLDSMSEGLLILTTNKKVTNLLFLGEVPHTRTYWVNVGHIVPPETVQLLRTGIPIRVKGGGYYTTAPCEVEVIERPAILPWHQSEGQPGVPNTWLSITLTEGKYHQVRKMVREANHRCKRLVRASIEDLELGDLPPGGVREIGEEEFFRLLKIDNWKSVISSGDLRLEPSVENQAY; from the coding sequence ATGATCGTACATTTGGGCATGGTACCACACCGCTACTTCATTATCAACAAGCCACCCAACATGGTTTCGCAGTTCGTCAGCTCGCATGATGTGCGGTTGCTGGGGGAGCTGGATTTTGATTTTCCAGAAGGTACGCACGCCGTGGGGCGGCTCGATAGCATGTCGGAAGGGCTGCTGATCCTGACTACCAACAAAAAAGTTACCAACTTGCTTTTCCTGGGCGAAGTGCCGCATACCCGGACGTACTGGGTGAATGTGGGCCATATCGTGCCACCGGAGACGGTGCAGTTGCTGCGGACGGGCATTCCTATCCGCGTGAAGGGTGGCGGTTATTACACAACAGCGCCCTGCGAGGTGGAGGTCATCGAACGCCCGGCGATTTTGCCCTGGCATCAAAGCGAAGGCCAGCCCGGTGTGCCCAACACCTGGCTGAGCATTACCCTCACCGAAGGCAAATACCACCAGGTTCGCAAAATGGTGCGGGAGGCGAATCACCGCTGTAAACGCCTCGTCCGGGCCAGTATCGAGGATTTGGAACTCGGCGATCTGCCGCCGGGAGGGGTGAGGGAAATCGGGGAGGAGGAGTTTTTCAGATTGCTGAAAATAGACAACTGGAAGTCAGTGATTTCGTCCGGCGATTTGCGCCTGGAACCGTCTGTCGAAAATCAGGCATACTAG
- a CDS encoding DUF3500 domain-containing protein, with the protein MRKLIQCLFFGLICLKIATPEVFGKPPVRCGPGDARLAREMQAAAAAFLHTLSAEQRKEAQLPYTDLARFDWNFTPRARKGITLKTMNAAQRKAAMALIRVVLSQEGYNKAVQIIDLEHVLRVVESRPANDTYRDPENYAFLIFGTPGSEPWGWRVEGHHLSLHFSSIDNQLSYTPSFMGSNPGTVMADVPQKGRRILQAEQDLAFALLHSLDASQLEKANLGAKAPNEIFTSNSRKASLAKMEGIPMAELNASQQAAFKKLIMAYLQRYHVTLKNQQWAELEKHGLEKIRFAWLGDHQPEIGTGHGHYYRIHGPTFLIEFDNTQNGGNHIHSVVRDLTNDFGEDLLEAHYKAKHN; encoded by the coding sequence ATGAGAAAGCTGATCCAGTGTTTATTTTTTGGATTAATATGCCTTAAAATCGCTACGCCGGAGGTTTTCGGCAAGCCACCCGTTCGTTGCGGGCCGGGTGATGCCAGGCTTGCCCGTGAAATGCAGGCCGCTGCCGCAGCTTTTCTACATACACTCTCCGCCGAACAGCGAAAGGAGGCCCAGCTGCCCTACACCGACCTTGCCCGGTTCGACTGGAACTTCACGCCGCGCGCCCGCAAAGGCATTACGCTCAAAACGATGAATGCCGCGCAGCGTAAAGCCGCAATGGCGCTCATCCGCGTGGTACTCAGCCAGGAAGGTTATAACAAAGCCGTGCAGATCATCGACCTCGAACATGTGCTGCGGGTGGTAGAATCCCGGCCGGCGAACGACACCTACCGCGATCCTGAAAACTATGCATTTCTCATATTCGGCACGCCGGGCAGCGAGCCGTGGGGCTGGCGCGTGGAAGGCCACCATTTGTCGCTGCACTTCTCGTCGATAGACAATCAGCTATCCTACACACCCAGTTTTATGGGCAGTAACCCCGGGACGGTCATGGCCGATGTACCGCAAAAAGGCCGGAGGATCCTCCAAGCCGAGCAGGACCTCGCATTTGCGCTTCTGCACAGCCTCGACGCCTCCCAGCTCGAAAAAGCGAACCTCGGTGCCAAAGCACCGAACGAAATATTTACTTCCAACAGCCGGAAAGCCTCCCTTGCCAAAATGGAAGGCATCCCGATGGCCGAGCTGAATGCAAGCCAGCAAGCCGCATTCAAAAAACTCATTATGGCCTATTTGCAGCGCTATCATGTCACGCTCAAAAACCAGCAATGGGCCGAACTCGAAAAACATGGCCTCGAAAAGATCCGTTTCGCATGGCTCGGCGACCACCAGCCCGAGATCGGCACCGGCCACGGCCACTACTACCGCATCCACGGCCCCACATTCCTCATCGAATTCGACAACACCCAAAACGGCGGCAACCACATCCACTCGGTAGTCCGCGATCTCACGAACGATTTCGGAGAGGATTTGCTGGAAGCGCATTACAAGGCGAAGCATAACTGA
- a CDS encoding deoxyguanosinetriphosphate triphosphohydrolase produces MMQWEKLLSAKRWGSEDKYNSDPTEARSEFQRDYDRLIFSSPFRRLQNKTQVFPLPGSIFVHNRLTHSLEVASVGKSLGRMFYNHLRTQNHQIDDDLPLISEIGNIVSAACLAHDLGNPAFGHSGEAAISHYFTDGDGLKYQKEVSEAQWADLTHFEGNANAIRILTHPYAGKGYGSFALTYSTLAAIAKYPCEASAGHQKANIYTKKYGFFQSEQAGFQKIATELGLSQVSQSPLVYKRHPLVYLVEAADDICYNIIDLEDAHRLKILSYQEVEALLLALCNDPRMPGRLAEIEDDDAKIGLLRAKSISVLIGACSELFINEQNTILKGDFNASLIDRIPEPHRSAMKEIARISVQKIYNYSSVVQIEVAGYKVMGGLLEEFVPAYLHNNSHYTRKLVDLIPKQFITSRTDTYSKIQTVLDFVSGMTDLYAVELFRKIKGISFPSIS; encoded by the coding sequence ATGATGCAATGGGAAAAATTGCTGTCGGCCAAACGCTGGGGCAGTGAAGACAAATACAATTCCGACCCGACCGAAGCGCGTTCGGAATTCCAGCGCGACTACGACCGGCTGATCTTTTCATCGCCATTCCGCCGTTTGCAGAACAAAACGCAGGTTTTTCCGCTGCCAGGAAGCATTTTCGTTCATAACAGGCTTACCCACAGCCTGGAAGTAGCGAGCGTGGGCAAATCGCTCGGGCGGATGTTCTACAATCATTTGCGGACACAAAACCATCAGATCGACGACGATCTGCCGCTGATCAGCGAGATCGGCAACATCGTGTCGGCGGCCTGTCTCGCGCACGACCTCGGCAACCCGGCTTTCGGGCATTCCGGCGAGGCGGCGATCTCACATTATTTCACCGATGGCGACGGTTTGAAATACCAAAAAGAAGTAAGCGAAGCGCAATGGGCCGATCTCACGCACTTCGAAGGAAATGCCAATGCGATCCGCATTCTCACCCATCCGTATGCAGGCAAGGGTTACGGCAGTTTTGCTTTGACCTACTCCACATTGGCTGCCATCGCAAAATATCCCTGCGAAGCCAGTGCAGGACATCAAAAAGCAAATATTTATACCAAAAAATACGGCTTCTTCCAATCCGAGCAGGCTGGTTTTCAAAAGATTGCCACTGAGCTGGGGCTTTCGCAAGTTTCGCAATCGCCGCTCGTTTATAAGCGGCACCCGCTGGTGTACCTGGTGGAAGCGGCCGACGATATTTGTTACAATATCATCGACCTCGAAGATGCGCACCGCCTCAAAATCCTGTCTTACCAGGAAGTGGAAGCGTTGCTGCTGGCGTTATGCAACGATCCGCGCATGCCCGGCCGCCTGGCCGAAATCGAGGATGACGATGCCAAAATCGGGCTGCTGCGGGCGAAATCCATCAGCGTGCTCATCGGCGCATGTTCCGAACTATTTATTAATGAACAAAATACAATCCTGAAAGGCGATTTCAATGCAAGCCTGATCGACCGCATTCCCGAGCCTCACCGGTCGGCCATGAAGGAAATTGCCCGGATTTCGGTACAGAAGATTTACAACTATTCATCGGTGGTGCAGATCGAGGTGGCGGGTTACAAAGTCATGGGTGGATTGCTGGAAGAATTTGTGCCTGCATACCTCCATAACAACTCGCATTACACCCGCAAGCTGGTGGACCTGATACCGAAGCAATTCATCACGTCGCGCACCGACACTTATTCCAAAATTCAAACCGTACTCGACTTTGTATCAGGCATGACCGACCTGTATGCCGTAGAATTATTCCGAAAAATCAAAGGCATCTCGTTCCCATCTATTTCGTAG
- a CDS encoding FIST signal transduction protein has protein sequence MQIEQFVYSDSQSEIAFSFSPQLLFIFGDRELLETTGIAHQLASEFPGAVCSGCSTAGEIANESVREHTVIVTGIAFDSVMVRSSKIQLTDVAFDSTEAGKLLVSKLPQEGLKHVFVVSDGLKVNGTDLVKGMTEGLSDGVTITGGLAGDGSHFSRTIIIEPDGKVATESVAAIGFYGEKLTIGYGSRGGWDSFGLDREVTRSQDNILYEIDGQPALDLYKSFLGEKAKELPASGLLFPLSMRDNEDRVPVVRTILGINEEEKSLTFAGDIPQGSFVRLMKANNDRLVNGAEEAAQEAGRALGNSPDFAILVSCVGRKLVLKQMVEEEVECVSQVLDGPVMTGFYSYGELAPFNRDSLCELHNQTMTITTFRE, from the coding sequence ATGCAGATTGAACAATTTGTCTATTCGGATAGTCAATCCGAAATCGCATTCTCCTTTTCACCGCAATTGCTGTTCATTTTCGGCGACCGCGAATTGCTTGAAACGACGGGAATTGCTCACCAACTGGCCTCGGAATTTCCGGGTGCGGTATGTTCCGGATGTTCCACAGCAGGCGAAATCGCCAACGAATCGGTGCGGGAGCACACGGTGATCGTAACAGGCATCGCATTCGACTCCGTGATGGTGCGCAGCTCCAAAATCCAGCTGACCGATGTGGCTTTCGATAGCACGGAAGCGGGAAAACTGCTCGTTTCCAAGCTTCCGCAGGAAGGTTTGAAACATGTTTTCGTCGTTTCGGATGGCCTGAAAGTGAACGGCACCGACCTCGTCAAAGGCATGACAGAAGGCCTTTCCGATGGCGTTACCATTACCGGCGGCCTCGCTGGCGACGGTTCTCACTTCTCCCGTACGATAATTATTGAGCCCGATGGAAAAGTCGCGACGGAAAGTGTAGCGGCAATCGGGTTTTATGGTGAAAAATTGACGATCGGTTACGGCTCGCGCGGCGGATGGGACAGTTTCGGGCTCGACAGGGAAGTGACGCGTTCGCAGGACAACATACTTTACGAAATCGACGGCCAGCCCGCACTTGACCTTTACAAATCGTTTTTGGGTGAAAAAGCCAAAGAATTGCCGGCGTCGGGACTGCTGTTTCCACTGAGCATGCGCGATAATGAAGACCGTGTTCCCGTGGTGCGCACCATCCTGGGAATTAATGAGGAAGAAAAGAGCCTCACATTCGCGGGCGATATTCCGCAGGGCTCATTTGTGCGATTAATGAAGGCCAATAACGACCGGCTTGTGAACGGGGCCGAAGAAGCGGCCCAGGAAGCCGGCCGCGCACTGGGCAATAGTCCGGACTTCGCCATCCTGGTGAGCTGCGTCGGGCGCAAGCTCGTGCTGAAACAAATGGTGGAAGAGGAAGTGGAATGCGTGTCCCAAGTGCTCGACGGGCCTGTCATGACCGGCTTTTACTCATACGGGGAGCTGGCGCCATTCAACCGCGATTCGCTTTGCGAGCTTCATAACCAGACTATGACCATTACCACCTTCCGTGAATGA
- a CDS encoding sensor histidine kinase, which produces MTPMQTLELTETNYHRLLKRQIRKSLPPDLAEHPDIQDFLLAVNQAYTEYQDDLSRMELILEQSSGELFKANRELSRIAQEKTEEAALTSKRLEEVVGSISEVLVQLDRDGNFTYLNQAWESITGYPVSASMGQSFAGFFPTAEAREKVTEILSQETEGKEETLRIYTVGGQEKWLGVSLTPYFSNGQHIGFTGTLADVTARVTAETKLKSYTRDLERINAELDQFAYVVSHDLKAPLRAINNLSEWIEEDIADMLEGETKDQFRLLRGRVHRMENLINGILSYSRAGRMKTVKEKFVIRGLVDELCESFSTKKPLSFSIEGDASMEIEAEKIALTQILQNLVSNGIKYNDKDEIRISVGWKDLGKEYEFHVGDNGPGISPEFHERIFVIFQTLQARDEVESTGVGLAIVKKILDEKHSKIRIDSVMGVGTTFYFTWPKNEAKDI; this is translated from the coding sequence ATGACACCCATGCAAACGCTCGAACTGACCGAAACCAATTACCACCGGCTGTTGAAGCGGCAAATCCGGAAATCGCTGCCGCCCGACCTAGCCGAACACCCCGACATACAAGATTTCCTACTGGCTGTAAACCAGGCATATACCGAATACCAGGACGATCTGTCGCGCATGGAACTGATCCTGGAACAGAGTTCGGGAGAGCTTTTCAAGGCCAACCGCGAGCTTAGCCGCATTGCCCAGGAAAAAACAGAAGAGGCTGCCCTTACCAGTAAAAGGCTCGAAGAAGTGGTAGGCAGCATTTCGGAAGTGCTGGTGCAGCTCGATCGCGACGGTAATTTCACTTACCTGAACCAGGCGTGGGAAAGCATTACCGGCTACCCGGTGAGCGCCAGCATGGGACAAAGCTTCGCAGGTTTTTTCCCAACCGCCGAAGCCAGGGAAAAAGTGACCGAAATACTCTCCCAGGAAACCGAGGGAAAGGAGGAAACGCTGCGGATTTATACGGTGGGCGGCCAGGAAAAATGGCTGGGCGTTTCACTTACCCCTTATTTCAGCAACGGGCAGCACATTGGCTTTACCGGTACGCTCGCGGACGTGACCGCACGGGTGACCGCCGAAACGAAACTAAAATCCTACACCCGCGACCTCGAACGCATTAATGCGGAGCTCGACCAGTTTGCCTATGTGGTAAGCCACGACCTGAAAGCGCCGCTGCGGGCGATCAACAACCTCTCCGAGTGGATCGAAGAGGACATTGCCGATATGCTCGAAGGCGAAACGAAGGACCAGTTCCGGCTGCTGCGCGGGCGCGTTCACCGGATGGAGAACCTTATCAACGGCATCCTGTCCTACTCGCGCGCCGGAAGAATGAAAACCGTGAAGGAGAAGTTCGTGATCAGAGGACTGGTGGACGAGCTGTGCGAATCTTTCAGCACCAAAAAGCCGCTTTCTTTCAGCATTGAGGGCGACGCATCTATGGAAATCGAGGCGGAGAAGATCGCATTGACGCAGATTCTCCAAAACCTCGTTTCCAATGGGATCAAATACAATGATAAAGATGAAATCCGCATCAGCGTCGGCTGGAAGGACCTTGGGAAAGAGTACGAATTTCACGTCGGCGACAATGGTCCCGGCATCAGCCCCGAGTTCCACGAACGCATATTCGTCATTTTCCAGACGCTTCAGGCGCGCGACGAGGTAGAAAGCACCGGCGTAGGACTCGCGATCGTCAAAAAAATACTCGACGAAAAGCACAGCAAGATCCGCATCGACTCGGTAATGGGCGTCGGCACGACTTTTTACTTTACCTGGCCGAAAAACGAAGCAAAAGACATTTGA
- a CDS encoding response regulator yields the protein MSLSSPIPMTILLVEDDEVDVMNVKRAFKKNNISNQLVVASNGIEALALLRSDSLDYPKPKIVLLDLNMPKMGGIEFLKEIRQDPSLSTLSVFVMTTSNEDSDKIDAFNLNVAGYILKPLSMDRFIAAVSTLNSYWTLCEYPQ from the coding sequence ATGTCCCTTTCCTCCCCTATCCCGATGACCATATTACTGGTAGAAGACGATGAAGTAGATGTAATGAATGTCAAGCGGGCATTCAAAAAGAACAATATTTCCAACCAGCTCGTCGTCGCATCCAACGGCATCGAGGCGTTGGCGCTGCTCCGTTCCGACAGCCTGGATTATCCTAAGCCGAAGATCGTGCTGCTCGACCTTAACATGCCGAAAATGGGCGGAATCGAGTTTTTGAAAGAAATCAGGCAAGACCCGTCGCTCAGTACGCTGTCTGTATTTGTGATGACCACCTCGAATGAAGACAGTGACAAAATCGACGCATTCAACCTGAACGTCGCCGGCTACATCCTCAAACCATTGTCGATGGACCGGTTCATTGCCGCAGTATCCACATTAAACAGCTACTGGACCCTGTGCGAATATCCTCAATAG